A DNA window from Leptolyngbya sp. KIOST-1 contains the following coding sequences:
- a CDS encoding acyl-CoA desaturase, whose protein sequence is MTTTLKPRPKLPGIANLDWTLVGFFAALHGVALLAPWFFSWSALGVMIALHWLFGSIGICLGYHRLLTHRSLQVPRWLEYTFATIGAMALQGGPIFWVAGHRQHHLYTEDAEKDPYAASRGFWWSHMLWMIYRNPAIFNGQIYSRYAPDIARDPYYRWLDRNFLLLQVPIAIALFALGGWPFVIYGGFLRIVTLWHSTWLINSATHMWGKRRFHVEDGSRNLWWTALLTYGEGWHNNHHAYPNVAPAGWRWWEIDATWYAIWTLEKLGLARRVIRPPAEALAQKQR, encoded by the coding sequence ATGACAACAACGTTAAAACCCCGCCCCAAACTGCCGGGTATCGCCAACCTCGACTGGACCCTGGTGGGCTTTTTTGCCGCCCTGCACGGGGTGGCTCTGCTGGCCCCCTGGTTCTTTTCCTGGTCGGCCCTGGGGGTGATGATCGCCCTGCACTGGCTGTTCGGCAGCATCGGCATCTGCCTGGGCTACCACCGCTTGCTTACCCACCGCAGTTTGCAGGTGCCCCGCTGGTTGGAGTACACCTTCGCCACCATTGGGGCCATGGCTCTCCAGGGTGGCCCCATCTTTTGGGTGGCGGGGCACCGCCAGCACCACCTCTACACTGAAGACGCCGAAAAAGACCCCTACGCCGCCAGTCGGGGATTTTGGTGGAGCCACATGCTGTGGATGATCTACCGCAACCCGGCGATTTTCAACGGCCAGATTTACAGCCGCTACGCCCCAGATATTGCCCGCGACCCCTACTACCGCTGGCTCGATCGCAACTTTCTGCTGCTGCAAGTGCCGATTGCGATCGCTCTTTTTGCCCTCGGCGGTTGGCCCTTCGTGATCTACGGCGGCTTTTTGAGAATCGTCACCCTCTGGCACTCCACCTGGCTGATCAACTCCGCCACCCACATGTGGGGCAAGCGTCGCTTTCATGTCGAAGATGGCTCCCGCAACCTCTGGTGGACGGCACTGCTTACCTACGGCGAGGGCTGGCACAACAACCACCACGCCTACCCCAATGTGGCCCCCGCCGGCTGGCGCTGGTGGGAGATCGACGCCACCTGGTACGCCATCTGGACCCTGGAAAAACTGGGCCTGGCCCGGCGCGTAATCCGGCCCCCGGCGGAGGCCCTGGCCCAAAAGCAGCGGTAA
- a CDS encoding TetR/AcrR family transcriptional regulator produces MVAQRQSARQRLVNAAFQLFATQGVAATTTRQVADLAGVNEVTLFRQFGSKHGLLAAVMTEAEVLPPSPVDPVAVGQTPVEQALRDFLAQCLEALDPLSELVRSVIGEAGQFSAAHSQAMGQGLHTIRDYMAEYLETLLGSGSVLPPGEVAGLVMALLLGYAAIDGTTSGTTDTDAEGTTEGGSGLWPNRDAFIASVVGWLLSLRTPAADLSAGGDRPTGDSPTPDPLDTAHWIDLPAPIVHQIMQAARKAGPQPYALVYVLLGAGVAAAEVPLLTRSSALYDSSQHILLVGPHHRQVPLNQWILGKRYGTYSKNPLTRWLKGRSDSSPALFLGPNDQPMTPRRVRQLWAEVTADILAPSGEPLRVDQARATWCVEMLLRGLSRQDLSLLSGLSVEELEPLVQKAQARSALAQALRLDQQAGGGKVSPATPATGIDEG; encoded by the coding sequence ATGGTAGCCCAGCGACAATCGGCCCGGCAGCGGCTTGTAAATGCGGCCTTTCAGCTTTTTGCTACCCAGGGGGTAGCGGCTACCACCACCCGCCAGGTGGCCGATCTGGCGGGGGTGAACGAGGTGACGCTGTTTCGCCAGTTTGGTAGCAAGCATGGCTTGCTTGCAGCGGTGATGACCGAGGCGGAGGTGTTGCCCCCATCCCCGGTGGACCCGGTGGCGGTGGGGCAAACCCCGGTCGAGCAGGCGCTGCGGGATTTTTTGGCCCAGTGTCTGGAGGCCCTGGATCCCCTGTCGGAGCTGGTGCGATCGGTGATTGGCGAGGCGGGCCAGTTTTCCGCCGCCCACAGCCAGGCCATGGGGCAGGGGCTCCACACCATCCGCGACTACATGGCGGAGTACCTGGAGACCCTGCTGGGCAGCGGCTCTGTGCTGCCCCCAGGGGAGGTGGCGGGGCTGGTGATGGCGCTGCTGCTGGGCTATGCGGCGATCGACGGCACTACCTCGGGGACTACCGATACCGACGCCGAGGGGACCACCGAGGGGGGCTCTGGCCTCTGGCCCAACCGGGACGCGTTTATTGCGAGTGTGGTGGGCTGGCTGCTGAGCCTGCGGACCCCGGCGGCTGATCTGTCTGCGGGGGGCGATCGCCCAACCGGGGATTCCCCCACCCCAGATCCCCTCGACACCGCCCATTGGATCGACCTGCCCGCCCCGATTGTCCACCAGATTATGCAGGCGGCCCGCAAGGCTGGCCCCCAGCCCTACGCCCTGGTCTACGTGCTGCTGGGGGCGGGGGTGGCGGCCGCCGAGGTGCCGCTGCTGACCCGCAGCAGTGCCCTCTACGACAGCAGCCAGCACATTTTGCTGGTGGGCCCCCACCACCGCCAGGTGCCCCTCAACCAGTGGATCTTGGGCAAGCGCTACGGCACCTACAGCAAAAATCCCCTCACCCGCTGGCTCAAGGGCCGCAGCGACAGTTCCCCGGCCCTGTTTCTGGGGCCCAACGACCAGCCCATGACCCCGCGCAGGGTGCGGCAACTGTGGGCAGAGGTGACCGCCGATATTCTGGCCCCTTCCGGCGAACCGCTGCGGGTTGACCAGGCCCGGGCCACCTGGTGCGTGGAGATGCTGCTGCGGGGTCTCAGCCGCCAGGACCTCAGCCTGCTCAGCGGGCTTTCGGTGGAGGAGCTGGAGCCGCTGGTGCAAAAGGCCCAGGCGCGATCGGCCCTGGCCCAGGCGCTGCGGCTGGATCAGCAGGCCGGGGGAGGGAAAGTCAGCCCGGCTACCCCGGCCACTGGTATCGATGAAGGTTAG
- a CDS encoding GNAT family N-acetyltransferase produces MPVEVTTWYLEMLDPAQLRPKLIDHPQLEIRQATVPCPEFSRFLYASVGGAWYWCDRLGWSRDRWLAYLDRPQVETWVAYLAGTPAGYIELEAQPAAQVEIAYFGLLPQFVGQGLGGHLLTVGVQRAWQVAHRRVWVHTCSLDGPAALKNYEARGFSLYDTRTAPKDLPPQPPGPWPGWAAGA; encoded by the coding sequence ATGCCGGTTGAAGTCACCACCTGGTACCTGGAAATGCTGGACCCAGCCCAGCTGCGGCCCAAGCTGATCGACCATCCCCAGCTAGAGATTCGCCAGGCCACGGTTCCTTGTCCCGAGTTCAGCCGCTTTCTCTACGCCAGCGTGGGGGGTGCCTGGTACTGGTGCGATCGCCTGGGCTGGAGCCGCGATCGCTGGCTGGCCTACCTCGATCGCCCTCAGGTGGAAACCTGGGTGGCCTACCTGGCGGGCACCCCCGCAGGCTACATCGAGCTGGAGGCCCAGCCCGCCGCCCAGGTGGAGATCGCCTACTTTGGTCTGCTACCTCAGTTCGTGGGTCAGGGGCTGGGGGGCCACCTGCTGACGGTGGGGGTGCAGCGGGCCTGGCAGGTCGCCCACCGCCGGGTGTGGGTCCACACCTGTAGCCTGGATGGCCCCGCCGCCCTGAAGAACTACGAGGCCCGAGGCTTCAGCCTCTACGATACCCGCACCGCCCCCAAGGACTTACCCCCCCAGCCCCCCGGGCCCTGGCCCGGCTGGGCAGCAGGGGCATAA
- a CDS encoding PhzF family phenazine biosynthesis protein gives MAIPLTQVDAFTDVAYGGNPAAVCALPAPRPDGWMQRVAQEMNLSETAFFYPEAEGYRLRWFTPTVEVDLCGHATLATCHVLWSEGHLPGDRPATFYTRSGVLTARRLGDWIELNFPANPSQPIAEPPGLAAALGAKPLAVVENSLGYLVELDSAATVRDLQPDFAVLGQFPVHGLIVTSVGEAPYDFVSRFFAPNLGIDEDPVTGAAHCCLSPYWREKLGQTTFLAHQSSTRGGVVKVRDEGDRIHLSGQAVTVLRGELLH, from the coding sequence ATGGCCATTCCACTGACTCAGGTCGATGCCTTTACCGATGTCGCCTACGGCGGCAACCCCGCCGCCGTGTGCGCCCTTCCTGCCCCCCGCCCCGACGGGTGGATGCAGCGGGTGGCCCAGGAGATGAACCTGTCCGAAACCGCCTTCTTTTACCCCGAGGCCGAAGGCTATCGGCTGCGCTGGTTTACCCCCACGGTGGAGGTAGACCTCTGCGGCCACGCCACCCTGGCTACCTGCCACGTGCTGTGGAGCGAGGGACATTTGCCCGGCGATCGCCCCGCCACCTTCTACACCCGCAGTGGGGTGCTCACCGCCCGCCGCCTGGGCGACTGGATTGAGCTAAATTTTCCCGCCAACCCCTCTCAGCCCATCGCAGAACCGCCCGGCCTGGCGGCGGCCCTGGGGGCCAAGCCCTTGGCGGTGGTGGAAAATTCCCTGGGCTATCTGGTGGAGCTAGACTCAGCGGCGACGGTGCGCGATCTCCAGCCCGACTTTGCCGTCCTGGGGCAATTTCCTGTCCACGGCCTGATTGTCACCAGCGTGGGCGAAGCCCCCTACGACTTTGTCTCGCGCTTTTTTGCCCCCAACCTGGGCATTGATGAAGACCCGGTGACCGGGGCGGCCCACTGCTGCCTCAGCCCCTACTGGCGCGAAAAGCTGGGCCAAACTACGTTTCTGGCCCACCAGTCGTCGACCCGGGGCGGGGTGGTGAAGGTGCGCGATGAAGGGGATCGCATCCACCTCAGCGGCCAGGCGGTGACGGTGCTGCGGGGAGAACTGCTGCACTGA
- a CDS encoding YdcF family protein, giving the protein MLELLRSVFGLYWPKLTWKLYYWFISPKKVTLTLLAIAVVALIVSRPRYRRRMMGACMALLVAYLFLLSPLFSAPATALLSSFVPADSGQPADAVVVLARAGRLQGDRYETALDMVATGRSPNLLIMGRSQGADVVKALDQRHLSPHLVSAVCVQTTKQEAESAAAALGAKGLQNIVLITDTPHMLRAWLTFRGLGFTVMPHVEPLPATVGYRERSLLAIREYLGLASYALLGRLQGQSPNTLSEVAKAVADDFPADRCFMTADQLRQVFMLS; this is encoded by the coding sequence ATGCTAGAACTACTGCGGAGCGTTTTTGGCCTCTACTGGCCAAAATTGACCTGGAAATTGTATTACTGGTTTATTAGCCCCAAAAAAGTAACGCTGACGCTGCTGGCGATCGCCGTAGTCGCCCTGATAGTCAGCAGACCCAGGTATCGGCGGCGGATGATGGGGGCCTGTATGGCTCTGCTGGTCGCCTACTTGTTCCTGCTCTCGCCGCTGTTTTCGGCCCCGGCTACGGCCCTGCTGTCGAGCTTCGTGCCCGCCGATTCGGGGCAGCCTGCCGATGCCGTGGTGGTGCTGGCCCGGGCTGGACGCCTCCAGGGCGATCGCTACGAGACCGCTTTAGATATGGTCGCTACCGGGCGATCGCCCAACCTGTTGATCATGGGCCGTTCTCAGGGGGCGGATGTAGTCAAAGCCCTCGATCAGCGCCATCTGTCGCCCCATCTGGTCAGCGCTGTTTGCGTTCAAACCACCAAGCAGGAAGCAGAGTCTGCCGCCGCCGCCCTGGGAGCGAAGGGTCTGCAAAACATTGTGCTAATTACCGATACGCCGCACATGCTGCGGGCTTGGCTCACATTCAGGGGGCTAGGATTTACGGTGATGCCCCACGTGGAGCCCCTGCCTGCCACCGTGGGCTATCGGGAGCGATCGCTGCTCGCCATCAGAGAGTACCTGGGCCTGGCGAGCTATGCCCTACTGGGTCGCTTGCAGGGGCAGTCCCCCAACACTCTGTCCGAGGTCGCCAAAGCCGTGGCCGACGATTTTCCGGCCGACCGCTGCTTCATGACCGCTGACCAACTGCGGCAGGTGTTTATGCTAAGTTGA
- a CDS encoding PLP-dependent aminotransferase family protein, with protein sequence MPLSPLPLSPQQVLYEQVANRLQQLITDGTLKPGDRLPSVRKLRAQLSVSTSTVMEAYRLLEDRGLVVVRPQSGYYVKQTTLQLPQEPTPTAPPRHATDIDISLAFEVMSLMRDPGLIQLGAALPDLAMLPLAQLNRLMGKVLREEPTLAHGYGSPLGLSTLRAELAKRMLDAGCSVHPDQLVVTNGANEAIYLCLQALTQPGDTVAIESPTYFAMLEALKCLGLKALALPTHPREGISLPHLEEALQTGEVKVVMLVSNFNNPLGSCMDDRKKKRLVELLNQYDRPLIEDDVYGDLCFAGTRPKAIKAFDTENRVLYCASVSKTLSPGLRVGWCAGGRHHSDIAHRKSMINQHTAVPAQLTVAAFLANGGYDRHLRQLRRTYHEQMLRIQQTIRAYFPAETCVTRPTGGHVLWLEMPKGFDALRLYKEALTAGIAIAPGVMFSASGQCYGNCFRLNTAVAWSDELEQALQTLGLLAKKQLAEQLLREDH encoded by the coding sequence ATGCCCCTCTCCCCCCTCCCCCTCTCCCCCCAGCAGGTGCTCTACGAGCAGGTGGCCAATCGCCTGCAGCAGCTGATTACCGACGGTACGCTCAAGCCGGGCGATCGCCTGCCCTCGGTTCGCAAGCTGCGGGCCCAGCTCTCGGTCAGCACCTCCACGGTGATGGAAGCCTACCGCCTGCTGGAGGACCGAGGTCTGGTGGTGGTGCGGCCCCAGTCGGGCTACTACGTCAAGCAGACCACCCTACAGCTGCCCCAGGAGCCCACCCCCACCGCGCCCCCCCGCCACGCCACCGACATCGACATCTCCCTGGCCTTCGAGGTGATGAGCCTGATGCGCGATCCGGGACTGATTCAGCTGGGGGCGGCGCTGCCCGATCTGGCCATGCTGCCCCTGGCCCAGCTCAACCGATTGATGGGCAAAGTGCTGCGGGAGGAGCCCACCCTGGCCCACGGCTACGGCAGTCCCCTGGGCCTGTCCACCCTGCGGGCCGAGCTGGCCAAACGCATGCTCGATGCGGGGTGCTCGGTCCACCCCGACCAACTGGTAGTCACCAACGGGGCCAACGAGGCGATCTACCTCTGCCTCCAGGCCCTCACCCAGCCCGGCGACACCGTGGCGATCGAGTCACCCACCTACTTTGCCATGCTGGAAGCGCTGAAATGCCTGGGGCTCAAAGCGCTCGCCCTGCCCACTCACCCCCGCGAGGGCATCAGCCTGCCCCACCTGGAAGAAGCGCTGCAAACCGGGGAGGTTAAGGTGGTCATGCTGGTGTCAAACTTCAACAATCCCCTGGGCAGCTGTATGGACGATCGCAAAAAGAAACGCCTGGTGGAGTTGCTCAACCAGTACGACCGACCGCTGATCGAAGATGACGTCTACGGCGACCTCTGCTTTGCTGGCACTCGCCCCAAGGCGATCAAGGCGTTTGATACCGAAAACCGGGTGCTCTACTGCGCTTCGGTGAGCAAAACCCTGTCGCCGGGGCTGCGGGTGGGCTGGTGTGCCGGTGGGCGCCACCACAGCGACATCGCCCACCGCAAGTCGATGATCAACCAGCACACGGCGGTGCCCGCCCAGCTCACGGTGGCGGCCTTTTTGGCCAACGGCGGCTACGATCGTCACCTGCGCCAGCTGCGTCGCACCTACCACGAGCAGATGCTGCGGATACAGCAGACCATTCGCGCCTATTTCCCCGCCGAAACCTGCGTGACGCGCCCCACGGGGGGCCACGTGCTGTGGCTGGAAATGCCCAAGGGGTTCGACGCCCTGCGGCTGTACAAAGAGGCCCTGACGGCGGGGATCGCGATCGCCCCTGGGGTGATGTTTTCGGCTTCGGGCCAGTGCTACGGCAACTGCTTTCGGCTGAATACGGCGGTGGCCTGGTCAGACGAACTGGAGCAGGCTCTGCAAACCCTGGGCCTGCTGGCCAAAAAGCAGCTAGCCGAACAGCTGCTGCGTGAAGACCATTAG